The Candidatus Hydrogenedentota bacterium genome has a segment encoding these proteins:
- a CDS encoding M48 family metallopeptidase encodes MFELIRANRRRSAALLLVMLLLMLGVGYAIGFAVLPGVGSADMALNGSALRFTFAPGGLLGMGVALLVWAVQALAAYGGGDRMLMAASGARKIQKADHPQLFNVVEEMSIAAGLPKPPDVYIIEDMGLNAFAAGRSPEHASVAVTAGLLGKLNRDQLQGVIAHEISHIVHRDVLFMTMMGVMAGTIIMLTDLFFRVTWHSARMSSTRRYSSSRNKGGGYQLVLLAVALVLMILAPLLAQLIYFACSRRREYLADAGGAVFTRYPEGLASALEIISGKAALENTNRVIAPMYIINPLESGKRMFASLSSTHPPVEKRIAILRGMAGGVSYKKYAESWGRMEGARAARMPAAALAESERPQVAPAGAGLGPVETFPGAVAPAVQPVPAVETPEVRVARARQAGDLLRKLNQFRFIDCACGLRFKIPPEYPHARVKCPRCGAVHQVMDVKTG; translated from the coding sequence ATGTTTGAACTCATCCGGGCCAACAGGCGCCGCTCCGCGGCGCTGCTGCTGGTGATGCTGCTCCTGATGCTGGGGGTGGGCTACGCCATCGGCTTCGCCGTGCTTCCGGGGGTGGGCTCGGCGGACATGGCCCTGAACGGAAGCGCGCTGCGTTTCACCTTTGCGCCGGGCGGCCTGCTGGGCATGGGGGTCGCGCTGCTGGTGTGGGCGGTGCAGGCGCTGGCCGCCTACGGCGGTGGCGACCGCATGCTGATGGCGGCCAGCGGCGCGCGGAAAATCCAGAAAGCGGACCACCCGCAGCTCTTCAACGTGGTCGAGGAGATGTCCATCGCCGCGGGCCTGCCGAAACCGCCCGATGTCTACATCATCGAGGACATGGGGCTGAACGCCTTCGCGGCGGGGCGCAGCCCGGAGCACGCCTCGGTCGCCGTCACGGCCGGGCTGCTGGGCAAATTGAACCGGGACCAGTTGCAGGGGGTGATCGCCCACGAAATCAGCCACATCGTCCACCGCGACGTGCTGTTCATGACCATGATGGGCGTCATGGCGGGCACGATCATCATGCTGACGGACCTCTTTTTCCGCGTCACCTGGCACAGCGCGCGCATGTCCTCCACCCGGCGCTACAGCTCCTCGCGGAACAAGGGCGGCGGCTACCAGCTCGTGCTGCTGGCGGTGGCGCTGGTGCTGATGATACTCGCGCCCCTGCTGGCGCAGTTGATCTACTTCGCCTGTTCCCGCCGCCGCGAATATCTGGCCGATGCGGGCGGGGCGGTGTTCACCCGCTACCCAGAGGGGCTCGCCTCCGCGCTGGAAATCATTTCCGGAAAAGCCGCGCTGGAAAACACCAACCGGGTCATCGCGCCCATGTACATCATCAACCCCCTGGAATCTGGAAAGCGCATGTTCGCTTCCCTTTCCAGCACCCACCCCCCGGTGGAAAAACGCATCGCCATACTGCGCGGCATGGCCGGGGGCGTGTCCTATAAAAAATACGCGGAATCCTGGGGACGGATGGAGGGCGCAAGGGCCGCACGCATGCCCGCCGCGGCCCTGGCCGAATCGGAACGCCCCCAAGTGGCACCCGCAGGGGCTGGCTTGGGGCCTGTGGAGACTTTTCCCGGCGCCGTGGCCCCGGCAGTCCAGCCTGTGCCCGCTGTCGAGACTCCGGAGGTGCGCGTGGCACGGGCGCGGCAGGCGGGGGACCTGCTGCGAAAACTCAACCAGTTCCGCTTCATTGACTGCGCCTGCGGTCTGCGCTTCAAGATTCCCCCGGAATACCCCCACGCCCGCGTGAAATGCCCGCGCTGCGGGGCCGTCCACCAAGTTATGGACGTGAAAACCGGCTGA